The following proteins are co-located in the Phragmites australis chromosome 10, lpPhrAust1.1, whole genome shotgun sequence genome:
- the LOC133930975 gene encoding large ribosomal subunit protein eL13y yields the protein MVKHNNVIPNGHFKKHWQNYVKTWFNQPARKQRRRIARQKKAVKIFPRPTAGPLRPIVQCQSLKYNMKSRAGRGFTLEELKAAGIPKKLAPTIGISVDHRRKNRSLEGLQSNVQRLKTYKAKLVIFPRRARKVKAGDSTPEELATATQVQGEYMPITRGEKRAIELVKVTEEMKAVKAYGKLRMERMNKRHMGVRQKRAAEAEKEEKK from the exons ATGGTGAAGCACAACAACGTTATCCCCAATGGGCATTTCAAGAAGCACTGGCAGAACTATGTTAAGACCTGGTTCAACCAGCCTGCCCGCAAGCAGAGGCGCCGCATCG CTAGGCAAAAGAAGGCCGTGAAGATCTTCCCACGCCCCACTGCTGGACCACTTCGCCCCATTGTTCAGTGCCAGTCACTCAAGTACAACATGAAGTCTAGAGCTGGGAGGGGCTTCACACTTGAAGAGCTGAAG GCAGCTGGGATTCCCAAGAAGCTTGCCCCAACCATTGGTATTTCAGTGGATCACCGCCGCAAGAACCGCTCACTTGAGGGTCTGCAGTCCAATGTCCAGAGGCTGAAGACCTACAAGGCCAAACTTGTAATCTTCCCAAGACGTGCACGCAAGGTCAAG GCTGGTGACTCCACCCCTGAGGAACTTGCCACAGCCACTCAGGTCCAGGGTGAGTACATGCCTATTACCCGTGGAGAGAAGCGCGCGATTGAGCTTGTCAAGGTGACGGAAGAGATGAAAGCGGTCAAGGCCTATGGCAAGCTCCGAATGGAGCGCATGAACAAGCGTCACATGGGTGTCCGGCAGAAGAGGGCTGCCGAGGCcgagaaggaagagaagaagtaA